The Streptomyces sp. NBC_01439 genome contains the following window.
GGTGAGGGCGGCTCCGGCGAGGGTGACGTACTGGAGGCCCGCGGGGCTGCCGTAGTAGGTCAGGTCGCCGGGGAAGTCGGCGGTCCAGGTCCACGCGAGGAAGGCGCTGACGATGGTCAGGAGGCTGCCTGCGATGACCGCGTAGAGGAGGGTGGTGGGCGCGGGGCCCTGCTTCACCGTGTCTGCGGTCTGCGGGGTGGTGTTGGTGGTCATGGTTCTCACGCCCGATCCGCGACGCGCTCGCCGAGCAGGCCTTGTGGCCGCACGAGGAGGACGACGATGAGGAGTACGAAGGCCCAGACGTTGGACCAGGCGCCACCGCCGAGCTGCGACATGCCGGGGATGTCTTCGATGTAGGCGATCGAGAGGGCTTCGGCGAGTCCGAGGACGACGCCGCCGACCATGGCTCCGTAGATGTTGCCGATGCCGCCGAGGACGGCTGCGGTGAAGGCCTTGAGGCCGAGGATGAAGCCCATCTCGAAGTTGATCTGGCCCTTGTCGAGGCCGTAGGCGACGGCGGCAACGGCGGCGAACGCGGCACCGATGGCGAAGGCCATGACGATGATGCGGTCGGTGTTGATGCCCATCAGCTTCGCGGTGTCGGGGTCCTGCGCGGTGGCCTGCATGGCGCGGCCGCTGCGGCTCTTCTGGACGAAGACGCCGAGGGCGAGCATGCAGAGCGGGGCGAGGATGAGGACGAAGAGGTCCGCGCGCTGGATGGAGAGGCTGTCGGTGAGCTTGAAGGCGGCGCCCTTGAACTCAGGGAAGCTGACGGCCTTCTTGGCGTCCGGGTAGAACTGCCAGACGAGCTGCTGGAGCGCGATCGAGAGGCCGATTGCGGTGATGAGGGGTGCGAGCCGGGGGGCGCTGCGCAGTGGGCGGTAGGCGAAGCGTTCGGCTGCGCAGGCCACGGCGACGGAGGTGGCGGCACCTCCGATGATCATGACGGGTATCGCGATCAGCAGGGAGGTGCCGGTCGGGAGGATGGCGTAGGCGCTGAGCGCGCCGAAGCCGCCGATCATGAAGATCTCGCCGTGGGCGAAGTTGATGAGCTGGACGATGCCGTAGACCATGGTGTACCCGATGGCGATGAGACCATAGAGAGCACCGAGGGCCAGGCCGTTGGCCAGCTGTTGCGGCAGTTCGTGCACCGCAGGGCCTCCGATGAGCGTGTCGGATAAGACTCCGCGCGAGGGCGCTGTTTGCGCCCTCGCGCGGCGTTGGTTCAGGTGGTACGGGTGTTGCTGGGGACTACGGGCTT
Protein-coding sequences here:
- a CDS encoding branched-chain amino acid ABC transporter permease; this translates as MHELPQQLANGLALGALYGLIAIGYTMVYGIVQLINFAHGEIFMIGGFGALSAYAILPTGTSLLIAIPVMIIGGAATSVAVACAAERFAYRPLRSAPRLAPLITAIGLSIALQQLVWQFYPDAKKAVSFPEFKGAAFKLTDSLSIQRADLFVLILAPLCMLALGVFVQKSRSGRAMQATAQDPDTAKLMGINTDRIIVMAFAIGAAFAAVAAVAYGLDKGQINFEMGFILGLKAFTAAVLGGIGNIYGAMVGGVVLGLAEALSIAYIEDIPGMSQLGGGAWSNVWAFVLLIVVLLVRPQGLLGERVADRA